The following coding sequences lie in one Arachis hypogaea cultivar Tifrunner chromosome 9, arahy.Tifrunner.gnm2.J5K5, whole genome shotgun sequence genomic window:
- the LOC112710868 gene encoding DNA excision repair protein ERCC-1 isoform X1, with protein sequence MENELKEQNNKKNNDGANKKSSVVIKIPSYEEVLQSSQQKATPPSLFLPSQTFSQAFSFVKSSEFYAPPPPTTNAATTITAASSSISRESSQLNPPSSTSTSSAAAASSQVAQSRNAILVSHRQKGNPLLKHIRNVRWTFADIVCDYLLGQSSCALYLSLRYHLLHPDYLYYRIRELQKNFKLRVVLCHVDVEDVMKPLLEVTKTALLHDCTLLCGWSLEECGRYLETIKVYENKPADIIQGQMDTDYLSRLTHALTTVRHVNKTDVVTLGTTFGSLSHIMGASMEDLARCPGIGERKVKRLFDTFHEPFKRLESSRQVIPETSVQDKTASPDISANNDAEPCSLNEDKQKAAEDVNKRKEKEPELTVKSALSEAFARYSNRIGKRNKTSQVEEKVESGAVRKSEAET encoded by the exons ATGGAGAATGAGTTGAAAGAGCAAAACAATAAGAAGAACAACGACGGCGCGAACAAGAAGAGCTCCGTAGTGATCAAGATACCTTCCTACGAAGAAGTTCTCCAAAGCTCACAACAAAAAGCAACTCCACCTTCACTCTTCCTTCCCTCGCAAACATTCTCCCAAGCCTTTTCCTTCGTCAAATCCTCTGAGTTCTACGCTCCTCCGCCTCCTACCACCAACGCCGCCACCACCATCaccgctgcttcttcttcaatttcaag GGAAAGTTCTCAATTGAACCCTCCATCTTCAACTTCGACGTCTTCTGCTGCTGCAGCTTCGTCTCAAGTCGCTCAAAGTCGCAatgccatccttgttagccaCAGACAG AAAGGAAATCCGTTGCTTAAACACATTAGGAATGTTAGATGGACCTTTGCTGATATTGTTTGTGACTACTTGCTGGGTCAAAGCTCATGTGCACTCTATCTCAG TCTCCGGTATCATTTGCTGCATCCAGACTATTTATATTATAGAATAAGGGAGTTACAGAAGAATTTCAAGCTTCGAGTAGTCTTATGCCATGTTGATGTG GAGGATGTAATGAAGCCTCTTCTTGAAGTTACCAAAACAGCTCTGCTTCATGACTGCACCCTTCTATGTGGATGGAG CTTGGAGGAATGTGGCCGTTACTTGGAGACCATAAAAGTATATGAAAACAAGCCTGCAGACATTATTCAAGGCCAAATGGATACAGACTATCTGTCACGG CTAACACACGCCCTTACAACTGTCCGACATGTTAACAAGACTGATGTAGTTACCCTTGGTACGACATTTGGG TCTTTGTCTCACATTATGGGTGCATCTATGGAAGATCTAGCTCGCTGCCCTGGCATAGGTGAGCGCAAG GTCAAGCGCTTGTTTGACACGTTTCATGAACCCTTCAAGCGATTGGAATCCAGCAGGCAAGTCATTCCAGAGACGTCTGTCCAGGATAAGACAGCTAGCCCTGATATATCAGCTAACAATGATGCTGAACCTTGCTCCTTGAATGAAGACAAGCAAAAGGCCGCTGAAGATGTGAACAAACGCAAGGAGAAAGAACCTGAACTTACTGTCAAATCTGCCCTCTCTGAAGCCTTTGCCAGATATTCTAACCGAATTGGCAAGAGGAATAAGACTTCACAAGTAGAGGAGAAAGTAGAATCAGGTGCTGTTAGAAAATCAGAGGCTGAAACATAA
- the LOC112710869 gene encoding probable serine/threonine-protein kinase PBL7, with the protein MDVNTTTTIPSVDTKSQSYAQHQLHSANHEHSHAHLPSKTILIAIAAATTVTVLLTIFFVLFLLRRQKSSNKSGACKDKNPRGLHDTSSRLIASTKLSISSSPDVKGGCLQGGNLSRSPAAPKFKGVQVFTYKEIEVATNGFSEANVIGNGGFGLMYRGVLSDGTLAAIKLLRREGKQGERAFRVEVDLLSRLHSPYLVELLGYCADQNHRLLIFEYLPHGTLHQHLHSPKNQSQSLDWWARMRIALDCARALEFMHEHHAVSPVIHRDFKSSNVLLDQNFRAKVSDFGLAKMGSEKMNGQVSTRVLGTTGYLAPEYASTGKLTTKSDVYSYGVVLLELLTGRVPVDIKRAPGEHVLVSWALPRLTNREKVVEMVDPDLRGQYSKKDLIQIAAIAAMCIQPEADYRPLMTDVVQSLIPLARNPASLGSSSSLRFQKQTPSPSPSH; encoded by the exons ATGGATGTtaatactactactactataccAAGTGTTGACACAAAGAGCCAGTCATacgcacagcaccaattgcattCAGCAAATCATGAGCATAGCCATGCTCATCTCCCCTCCAAAACCATTCTCATAGCCATTGCAGCGGCCACCACAGTTACCGTACTTCTCACCATTTTCTTTGTCCTATTCTTGCTCCGTCGACAAAAGTCTTCCAACAAGAGTGGAGCCTGCAAGGATAAGAATCCAAGAGGGCTTCATGACACAAGCAGCAGACTCATTGCTTCAACAAAGTTGAGCATTAGTTCTAGTCCAG ATGTGAAGGGAGGGTGTCTTCAAGGAGGAAACCTTAGTAGGTCACCAGCAGCACCTAAATTCAAAGGAGTACAAGTTTTCACATACAAGGAGATAGAAGTGGCCACAAATGGATTCAGTGAAGCAAATGTCATTGGTAATGGAGGGTTTGGTTTGATGTACAGAGGAGTCCTAAGTGATGGTACTTTGGCAGCAATCAAGTTGCTACGCAGAGAAGGTAAGCAAGGGGAGCGTGCCTTCAGAGTAGAG GTCGATCTCCTAAGTCGTTTGCACTCTCCATACTTGGTGGAGTTACTTGGTTATTGTGCAGACCAAAACCATAGGCTACTCATATTTGAGTACCTACCCCATGGCACACTCCATCAACATCTACACTCCCCTAAGAACCAATCTCAGTCGTTGGATTGGTGGGCCAGGATGAGGATAGCCCTTGATTGTGCAAGGGCCCTGGAGTTCATGCATGAGCACCATGCAGTCTCACCAGTGATCCACAGAGACTTCAAGAGTAGCAATGTGTTATTAGATCAAAATTTCCGTGCTAAAGTGTCAGATTTTGGGTTGGCAAAGATGGGATCAGAGAAGATGAACGGTCAAGTTTCCACCCGTGTGTTGGGGACCACTGGATATCTGGCCCCAGA GTATGCCTCCACGGGAAAGCTTACCACAAAATCGGATGTTTACAGCTATGGTGTGGTTCTTCTTGAATTGCTTACAGGGCGTGTACCAGTTGATATTAAGCGGGCCCCTGGAGAACATGTCCTTGTCTCCTGG GCTCTTCCAAGATTAACAAACAGAGAAAAAGTGGTGGAAATGGTTGACCCGGATCTAAGGGGGCAATACTCAAAGAAGGATTTAATTCAG ATAGCCGCCATTGCAGCAATGTGCATACAGCCAGAAGCAGATTATAGGCCACTCATGACGGATGTTGTACAATCACTGATACCACTTGCTAGGAACCCGGCTTCTCTTGGTTCATCAAGTTCTTTAAGGTTTCAGAAACAAACACCAAGCCCAAGTCCAAGTCACTAA
- the LOC112710868 gene encoding DNA excision repair protein ERCC-1 isoform X3 encodes MENELKEQNNKKNNDGANKKSSVVIKIPSYEEVLQSSQQKATPPSLFLPSQTFSQAFSFVKSSEFYAPPPPTTNAATTITAASSSISRESSQLNPPSSTSTSSAAAASSQVAQSRNAILVSHRQKGNPLLKHIRNVRWTFADIVCDYLLGQSSCALYLSLRYHLLHPDYLYYRIRELQKNFKLRVVLCHVDVEDVMKPLLEVTKTALLHDCTLLCGWSLEECGRYLETIKVYENKPADIIQGQMDTDYLSRLTHALTTVRHVNKTDVVTLGTTFGSLSHIMGASMEDLARCPGIGQALV; translated from the exons ATGGAGAATGAGTTGAAAGAGCAAAACAATAAGAAGAACAACGACGGCGCGAACAAGAAGAGCTCCGTAGTGATCAAGATACCTTCCTACGAAGAAGTTCTCCAAAGCTCACAACAAAAAGCAACTCCACCTTCACTCTTCCTTCCCTCGCAAACATTCTCCCAAGCCTTTTCCTTCGTCAAATCCTCTGAGTTCTACGCTCCTCCGCCTCCTACCACCAACGCCGCCACCACCATCaccgctgcttcttcttcaatttcaag GGAAAGTTCTCAATTGAACCCTCCATCTTCAACTTCGACGTCTTCTGCTGCTGCAGCTTCGTCTCAAGTCGCTCAAAGTCGCAatgccatccttgttagccaCAGACAG AAAGGAAATCCGTTGCTTAAACACATTAGGAATGTTAGATGGACCTTTGCTGATATTGTTTGTGACTACTTGCTGGGTCAAAGCTCATGTGCACTCTATCTCAG TCTCCGGTATCATTTGCTGCATCCAGACTATTTATATTATAGAATAAGGGAGTTACAGAAGAATTTCAAGCTTCGAGTAGTCTTATGCCATGTTGATGTG GAGGATGTAATGAAGCCTCTTCTTGAAGTTACCAAAACAGCTCTGCTTCATGACTGCACCCTTCTATGTGGATGGAG CTTGGAGGAATGTGGCCGTTACTTGGAGACCATAAAAGTATATGAAAACAAGCCTGCAGACATTATTCAAGGCCAAATGGATACAGACTATCTGTCACGG CTAACACACGCCCTTACAACTGTCCGACATGTTAACAAGACTGATGTAGTTACCCTTGGTACGACATTTGGG TCTTTGTCTCACATTATGGGTGCATCTATGGAAGATCTAGCTCGCTGCCCTGGCATAG GTCAAGCGCTTGTTTGA
- the LOC112710868 gene encoding DNA excision repair protein ERCC-1 isoform X2 produces MENELKEQNNKKNNDGANKKSSVVIKIPSYEEVLQSSQQKATPPSLFLPSQTFSQAFSFVKSSEFYAPPPPTTNAATTITAASSSISRESSQLNPPSSTSTSSAAAASSQVAQSRNAILVSHRQKGNPLLKHIRNVRWTFADIVCDYLLGQSSCALYLSLRYHLLHPDYLYYRIRELQKNFKLRVVLCHVDVEDVMKPLLEVTKTALLHDCTLLCGWSLEECGRYLETIKVYENKPADIIQGQMDTDYLSRLTHALTTVRHVNKTDVVTLGTTFGSLSHIMGASMEDLARCPGIGERKVYS; encoded by the exons ATGGAGAATGAGTTGAAAGAGCAAAACAATAAGAAGAACAACGACGGCGCGAACAAGAAGAGCTCCGTAGTGATCAAGATACCTTCCTACGAAGAAGTTCTCCAAAGCTCACAACAAAAAGCAACTCCACCTTCACTCTTCCTTCCCTCGCAAACATTCTCCCAAGCCTTTTCCTTCGTCAAATCCTCTGAGTTCTACGCTCCTCCGCCTCCTACCACCAACGCCGCCACCACCATCaccgctgcttcttcttcaatttcaag GGAAAGTTCTCAATTGAACCCTCCATCTTCAACTTCGACGTCTTCTGCTGCTGCAGCTTCGTCTCAAGTCGCTCAAAGTCGCAatgccatccttgttagccaCAGACAG AAAGGAAATCCGTTGCTTAAACACATTAGGAATGTTAGATGGACCTTTGCTGATATTGTTTGTGACTACTTGCTGGGTCAAAGCTCATGTGCACTCTATCTCAG TCTCCGGTATCATTTGCTGCATCCAGACTATTTATATTATAGAATAAGGGAGTTACAGAAGAATTTCAAGCTTCGAGTAGTCTTATGCCATGTTGATGTG GAGGATGTAATGAAGCCTCTTCTTGAAGTTACCAAAACAGCTCTGCTTCATGACTGCACCCTTCTATGTGGATGGAG CTTGGAGGAATGTGGCCGTTACTTGGAGACCATAAAAGTATATGAAAACAAGCCTGCAGACATTATTCAAGGCCAAATGGATACAGACTATCTGTCACGG CTAACACACGCCCTTACAACTGTCCGACATGTTAACAAGACTGATGTAGTTACCCTTGGTACGACATTTGGG TCTTTGTCTCACATTATGGGTGCATCTATGGAAGATCTAGCTCGCTGCCCTGGCATAGGTGAGCGCAAGGTATATAGCTAA